One window from the genome of Streptomyces sp. NBC_00708 encodes:
- a CDS encoding ABC transporter ATP-binding protein, whose amino-acid sequence MSTTSIRKTPLLEVRDLTVTYAGGAQAVRGVDLEVEAGRKLGIAGESGCGKSTLALALLRLLPVGTKVTGEILLNGEDVLAMKWGQVRAVRWAGASIVFQGAMHSLNAVHRIGDQIAEPVLLHKKVTQAAARKRAGELLEQVGLPAARVDAYPHELSGGQRQRVMIAMALACDPGLIIADEPTTALDVMIQAQILRLIEQLVSEQDLGLIMISHDLAVLSDTCDRLAVMYAGRVVEQGPASEVYENAHHPYSRALSGAFPRIGDPASRFAPRGLPGDPPDPSALPAGCTFHPRCAVALDSCSTLDQELRDAGPGRQAACVLVGPKGAAAPVLPGAEEARSTT is encoded by the coding sequence TTGAGTACGACGAGCATCCGCAAGACGCCTCTGCTGGAGGTACGCGACCTGACGGTGACGTACGCCGGCGGCGCCCAGGCCGTCCGCGGCGTCGACCTGGAGGTGGAGGCCGGGCGCAAGCTCGGCATCGCCGGGGAGTCCGGCTGCGGCAAGTCCACCCTGGCGCTGGCCCTGCTGCGGCTGCTGCCCGTGGGCACGAAGGTGACCGGCGAGATCCTGCTGAACGGCGAGGACGTCCTCGCGATGAAGTGGGGCCAGGTCAGGGCCGTCCGCTGGGCGGGCGCCTCGATCGTCTTCCAGGGCGCGATGCACTCGCTGAACGCGGTGCACCGCATCGGGGACCAGATCGCCGAGCCGGTCCTGCTGCACAAGAAGGTCACCCAGGCCGCCGCGCGCAAGCGGGCCGGTGAGCTGCTGGAGCAGGTGGGGCTGCCCGCCGCCCGGGTGGACGCCTATCCGCACGAGCTGTCCGGCGGGCAGCGGCAGCGCGTGATGATCGCGATGGCGCTCGCCTGCGACCCCGGTCTGATCATCGCCGACGAGCCGACGACGGCCCTGGACGTGATGATCCAGGCCCAGATCCTGCGGCTGATCGAGCAGTTGGTCTCCGAACAGGACCTCGGCCTGATCATGATCAGCCACGACCTCGCGGTGCTCTCCGACACCTGCGACCGGCTCGCCGTGATGTACGCGGGCCGGGTCGTCGAGCAGGGCCCCGCGTCCGAGGTCTACGAGAACGCGCACCACCCGTACAGCAGGGCGCTGTCCGGCGCCTTCCCCCGCATCGGGGACCCGGCCTCCCGGTTCGCGCCGCGGGGGCTGCCCGGCGACCCGCCCGACCCGTCGGCGCTGCCGGCCGGCTGCACCTTCCACCCGCGCTGCGCGGTGGCCCTGGATTCCTGCTCCACGCTGGACCAGGAACTGCGGGACGCGGGGCCGGGCCGGCAGGCGGCGTGTGTGCTGGTGGGTCCAAAGGGGGCGGCGGCGCCGGTCCTGCCGGGCGCAGAGGAAGCAAGGAGCACGACATGA
- a CDS encoding ABC transporter permease, whose protein sequence is MTTTDSMPTPAPAPAPPEPVRSARALARARKRQSVARFWREYRTHKGGMWGLAGLVLIALVALAAPQLVGADSQSVTEAPGGALESPSGEFPLGTDQFGRSVLALLVWGARVSLTVGLLAAFLCVAIGTIVGIVAGHFRGWYSTVLMRVTDWFLVMPTLVLAVALASVMDRSLWTIVIAIGVTTWPTTARLVRAQTLAVESRPYIERARALGGGHGHIMLRHVLPNVMPLVLAQTTLAISSAILSEATLAFLGLGDPTITSWGSMLQDARAAGAVSAGDWWYLAPPGIAIALVALAFTLCGRAIESVLNPKLGVAR, encoded by the coding sequence ATGACCACGACCGATTCCATGCCCACGCCGGCCCCGGCGCCGGCCCCGCCCGAGCCGGTCAGGAGCGCCCGCGCCCTGGCACGGGCCCGCAAACGGCAGTCCGTGGCCCGCTTCTGGCGGGAGTACCGCACGCACAAGGGCGGGATGTGGGGCCTGGCCGGCCTGGTGCTGATCGCGCTGGTCGCCCTCGCGGCGCCCCAGCTCGTCGGCGCCGACTCGCAGAGTGTGACCGAGGCGCCCGGCGGCGCGCTGGAGTCGCCGAGCGGCGAGTTCCCTCTCGGCACCGACCAGTTCGGGCGCAGCGTGCTCGCGCTGCTGGTGTGGGGCGCGCGCGTCTCGCTGACCGTGGGGCTGCTCGCGGCGTTCCTGTGCGTCGCCATCGGCACGATCGTCGGGATCGTCGCGGGCCACTTCCGCGGCTGGTACTCGACCGTGCTGATGCGGGTGACCGACTGGTTCCTGGTGATGCCGACGCTGGTACTGGCCGTCGCCCTCGCCTCGGTGATGGACCGGTCGCTGTGGACCATCGTCATCGCGATCGGCGTCACGACCTGGCCGACCACCGCCCGCCTGGTGCGGGCGCAGACCCTCGCCGTGGAGTCCCGCCCGTACATCGAGCGCGCCCGCGCGCTGGGCGGCGGCCACGGCCACATCATGCTGCGGCACGTCCTGCCGAACGTGATGCCGCTGGTGCTCGCCCAGACCACGCTGGCCATCTCCAGCGCGATCCTGAGCGAGGCCACGCTGGCCTTCCTCGGTCTCGGCGACCCGACCATCACCTCCTGGGGCAGCATGCTCCAGGACGCGCGCGCCGCGGGGGCGGTGAGCGCCGGTGACTGGTGGTACCTGGCCCCGCCCGGCATCGCCATCGCCCTGGTCGCGCTCGCGTTCACGCTGTGCGGCCGTGCCATCGAGTCCGTCCTCAATCCCAAGCTGGGGGTGGCCCGTTGA
- a CDS encoding ABC transporter permease yields the protein MTADSTPALVQQADAAKDGPPAGPSAARGPRARNTKAYLKYVAAKIAGAVVSLFAVLVTSFFLFRLIPSDPVKQMTGGRRVSAEQLDSMRHQFGLDQPMWQQFTSYIGDALTGDFGASYAYHAPVMDKIVEKLPATLLLTGTAYVLYSLIGIWLGTRTAWRNGSASDRFNTALALTLYSVPSFWLGLLLIIVFSVGVGPIPGMFPTGGMTSGDTSGFDYVIDVAHHMVLPVITLVAVGYAQTLLVMRSSLLDEMGSDYLTTARAKGLRDDVVRRKHAVPNAMLPTFTLMFVNLGHVVAGQILVETVFSWPGLGSLFYQGLSTPDLPLVQGLFFVFATAVILANTLADVLYPLLDPRVGR from the coding sequence ATGACAGCTGACAGCACTCCGGCGCTCGTGCAACAGGCGGACGCGGCCAAGGACGGCCCTCCGGCCGGCCCCTCGGCCGCACGCGGTCCACGGGCGCGCAACACCAAGGCCTATCTGAAGTACGTGGCCGCCAAGATCGCGGGCGCCGTCGTCTCGCTGTTCGCGGTTCTGGTCACCAGCTTCTTCCTCTTCCGGCTCATTCCGAGCGACCCGGTCAAGCAGATGACCGGCGGCCGGCGCGTATCGGCCGAACAGCTGGATTCGATGCGCCATCAGTTCGGGCTCGACCAGCCGATGTGGCAGCAGTTCACCAGCTACATCGGGGACGCGCTCACCGGCGACTTCGGCGCCTCCTACGCGTACCACGCACCGGTCATGGACAAGATCGTCGAGAAGCTGCCGGCGACGCTGCTGCTCACCGGCACCGCCTATGTCCTCTACAGCCTCATCGGCATCTGGCTCGGCACCCGCACCGCCTGGCGCAACGGCTCGGCGAGCGACCGGTTCAACACCGCGCTCGCGCTCACGCTCTACTCGGTGCCCTCGTTCTGGCTCGGGCTGCTCCTGATCATCGTCTTCTCGGTGGGCGTCGGCCCGATCCCCGGGATGTTCCCGACGGGCGGGATGACGTCGGGCGACACGAGCGGCTTCGACTACGTGATCGACGTGGCGCACCACATGGTGCTGCCGGTCATCACCCTGGTGGCGGTCGGCTACGCGCAGACCCTGCTGGTGATGCGGTCCTCGCTGCTGGACGAGATGGGCAGCGACTATCTGACGACGGCCCGCGCCAAGGGGCTGCGGGACGACGTGGTGCGCCGCAAGCACGCCGTGCCCAACGCGATGCTGCCCACGTTCACCCTGATGTTCGTCAACCTGGGCCATGTGGTGGCGGGGCAGATCCTGGTGGAGACCGTGTTCTCCTGGCCGGGTCTCGGCTCGCTCTTCTACCAGGGCCTGAGCACCCCCGACCTGCCGCTCGTCCAGGGGCTGTTCTTCGTCTTCGCCACCGCGGTGATCCTGGCGAACACCCTTGCCGATGTGCTGTATCCGCTGCTCGATCCCCGGGTGGGCCGATGA
- a CDS encoding ABC transporter substrate-binding protein, whose protein sequence is MVVRVPPSSAQPRSRLRVLLASGAAALALAAGSVVPGMPLGAAPQQAQAADSGGKTLTVAVAQSVDSLSPFLAQKLLSTSVSRLMYDFLTNYDAKDNHAIPGLATKWEPSADKLTWTYTIRADSKWSDGQQATAEDAAWTFNKIMDDEAAAQANGSFVTNFKKVTAPSPTKLVIELKEPQATMAALDVPIVPKHVWEKVGDFSKFNNDTKFPIVGNGPFILTDYKVDQYVKLKANKDFWRGAPKFDELVFKTYKDQDAAVAALRKGEVSFVAGSPALTPAQANSLKGDKNIKVNEGPGRRFFALATNPGAQTKDGKKFGNGNKALLDQKVRQALFLSIDRETIIDKVFQGHAVEGKGYIPPRFSAYAWEPSDGQAMKYDPDKAAQLLDQAGYKLKGDQRVGKDGKPLDLRILCHATDPNDKAIGKYLKEWWGKLGVGLKVDCLDDVSVPWYAGEYDLAFDGWSVNPDPDFVLGIHTCAALPTKAKASAATDNFICDKTYDELYKKQLAEYDPAKRAEIVGQMQSWLYDSGYMNVIAYPNAVEAYRTDQIKSITTMPEAAGNIYGQDGYWSWWSAVPASGSGDSDSGGSGSSTGVIIGVVVAVVVLAGGGFLISRRRRTTADDRE, encoded by the coding sequence ATGGTCGTAAGAGTTCCACCATCCTCCGCCCAGCCACGCTCACGTCTGCGTGTGCTGCTGGCCTCCGGTGCCGCCGCACTCGCTCTCGCAGCCGGGTCGGTCGTGCCGGGCATGCCCCTCGGGGCCGCGCCCCAGCAGGCGCAGGCCGCCGACAGCGGCGGCAAGACACTCACCGTCGCGGTCGCGCAGAGCGTCGACTCACTGAGCCCGTTCCTCGCCCAGAAGCTGCTGAGCACGAGCGTCTCGCGGCTCATGTACGACTTCCTGACGAACTACGACGCCAAGGACAACCACGCCATCCCGGGCCTCGCCACCAAGTGGGAGCCGTCCGCCGACAAGCTGACGTGGACGTACACCATTCGGGCCGATTCCAAGTGGTCCGACGGGCAGCAGGCGACGGCCGAGGACGCCGCCTGGACGTTCAACAAGATCATGGACGACGAGGCCGCGGCCCAGGCCAACGGCAGCTTCGTCACCAACTTCAAGAAGGTGACGGCCCCCAGCCCCACCAAGCTCGTCATCGAGCTCAAGGAGCCGCAGGCCACCATGGCCGCGCTCGACGTGCCGATCGTGCCCAAGCACGTGTGGGAGAAGGTCGGGGACTTCTCGAAGTTCAACAACGACACGAAGTTCCCCATCGTCGGCAACGGGCCGTTCATCCTGACGGACTACAAGGTCGACCAGTACGTGAAGCTCAAGGCCAACAAGGACTTCTGGCGCGGCGCGCCGAAGTTCGACGAGCTGGTCTTCAAGACGTACAAGGACCAGGACGCCGCCGTCGCCGCCCTGCGCAAGGGCGAGGTCTCCTTCGTCGCCGGTTCGCCCGCGCTGACGCCCGCTCAGGCGAACTCGCTCAAGGGCGACAAGAACATCAAGGTCAACGAGGGTCCGGGCCGCCGTTTCTTCGCGCTGGCCACCAACCCGGGCGCGCAGACCAAGGACGGCAAGAAGTTCGGCAACGGCAACAAGGCGCTGCTGGACCAGAAGGTCCGTCAGGCGCTGTTCCTGTCGATCGACCGCGAGACGATCATCGACAAGGTCTTCCAGGGGCACGCCGTCGAGGGCAAGGGCTACATCCCGCCGCGGTTCTCCGCGTACGCGTGGGAGCCGTCCGACGGCCAGGCCATGAAGTACGACCCCGACAAGGCGGCGCAGCTGCTGGACCAGGCGGGGTACAAGCTCAAGGGCGACCAGCGCGTCGGCAAGGACGGCAAGCCGCTCGACCTGCGCATCCTGTGCCACGCCACGGACCCGAACGACAAGGCGATCGGCAAGTACCTGAAGGAGTGGTGGGGCAAGCTCGGCGTCGGGCTGAAGGTCGACTGCCTCGACGACGTCTCCGTGCCCTGGTACGCCGGTGAGTACGACCTCGCCTTCGACGGCTGGTCGGTCAACCCGGACCCGGACTTCGTCCTGGGCATCCACACCTGCGCGGCCCTGCCGACGAAGGCCAAGGCCAGCGCGGCCACGGACAACTTCATCTGCGACAAGACGTACGACGAGCTGTACAAGAAGCAGCTCGCCGAGTACGACCCCGCCAAGCGGGCCGAGATCGTCGGGCAGATGCAGTCGTGGCTGTACGACTCCGGGTACATGAACGTGATCGCGTACCCGAACGCGGTCGAGGCGTACCGCACCGACCAGATCAAGTCGATCACGACCATGCCCGAGGCGGCCGGCAACATCTACGGCCAGGACGGCTACTGGAGCTGGTGGTCGGCCGTGCCGGCGAGCGGCAGCGGCGACTCGGACAGTGGCGGCTCCGGCTCCTCCACCGGTGTGATCATCGGCGTCGTCGTCGCGGTCGTGGTCCTCGCAGGTGGCGGGTTCCTGATCTCGCGGCGCCGCCGCACCACCGCGGACGATCGCGAGTAG
- a CDS encoding SCO5717 family growth-regulating ATPase, giving the protein MNGDRDEMRGGWDKPVDESSDAEPADATGEFTIDYTPPAWYTQNAPGDSSGGAGAPLAPPPPPSGEPVPLPPPVTRRGFDPDWAPAPPEPADSGDLESGATMRFSAAALKREIAEREAVDGGAPSEGEGDDSPAAGSVSDDAVTGTPGADARDDVPGKVFGFEPEEEAEGAPEPADALAEGSSERVDGAGKTSVDVEDEDDEAGLAPAAASSKPYAPAPYSPKPYPSEPVDAVPSDTAPAEAVSLGSGATDAAETGSSGAGFSESGFSEAGFPESAASGAGFPAAAFSEADSTETDNEAPVNNSAFDDAPVNDTPVNDSAFDDAPSDTPPSDLAPSDLAPSDTPPSDTPSSDTPSSDTPPSSPASSDAFPDAAPSDVPADSAPQDVSSSPWAAAPAQGGLPPLPPAFQPAAPQPQAQQPEAAQPPATQPPAPGPAATPQSGYGFPQQPRQPEPQPLPQQVAPQVNLPAQRAQTAAPQAPEPQAGRPTQQQPPAQGGYGFPQAAQPPAQGAPDPAAEGGTPNLPAQVQPQPLQQQPHPQGRPVDPRAGTAWPTPVTHDQRERSNPGAPLGYTAAVELTSDRLIRGKQKTRSSRGPSAASRFKLGGKKEEQERQRKLDLIRTPVLSCYRIAVISLKGGVGKTTTTAALGATLASERQDKILAIDANPDAGTLGRRVRRETGATIRDLVHAIPHLNSYMDIRRFTSQAPSGLEIIANDVDPAVSTTFNDEDYRRAIDVLGKQYPIILTDSGTGLLYSAMRGVLDLADQLIIVSTPSVDGASSASTTLDWLSAHGYAELVQRSLTVISGVRETGKMIKVDDIVQHFRTRCRGVVVVPFDEHLSAGAEVDLDMMRPKTREAYFTLSALVAEDFARAQQEQGLWTSDGSSPPPQYAPPLPGQQLPGAQIPGQPTPGQQTAGQQPYAPQQPQHPQQPGQPQYPGQPYAPQQPGQPYPQQPYSSQQQPYPAQPAPGAGQSWQQQPPPPAQAQQPAGQQPYAQPQPHAEQPGGPGQPGQQGQSGPSAHPELQGPIPPTGWQQQPPSAPQQ; this is encoded by the coding sequence GTGAACGGCGATCGGGACGAGATGCGCGGGGGCTGGGACAAGCCCGTCGACGAGTCGTCCGACGCGGAGCCCGCCGACGCGACGGGTGAGTTCACCATCGACTACACCCCGCCCGCCTGGTACACGCAGAACGCGCCGGGCGACTCCTCGGGCGGCGCGGGCGCGCCGCTGGCACCGCCTCCGCCGCCCAGCGGTGAGCCGGTGCCGCTGCCCCCGCCGGTGACGCGCCGGGGCTTCGACCCCGACTGGGCACCGGCCCCGCCGGAGCCCGCCGACAGCGGCGACCTGGAGAGCGGCGCGACCATGCGGTTCTCGGCCGCCGCGCTGAAGCGGGAGATCGCGGAGCGGGAGGCGGTCGACGGTGGTGCGCCGTCCGAGGGCGAGGGTGACGACTCCCCCGCCGCCGGTTCCGTTTCGGACGACGCGGTGACGGGTACGCCGGGCGCGGACGCCCGGGACGACGTCCCGGGCAAGGTCTTCGGCTTCGAGCCGGAGGAGGAGGCGGAGGGGGCCCCCGAGCCTGCCGACGCACTCGCGGAGGGCTCCTCGGAGCGTGTGGACGGGGCCGGGAAGACGTCGGTGGACGTGGAGGACGAGGACGACGAAGCGGGCCTCGCGCCCGCCGCCGCATCCTCGAAGCCGTATGCCCCGGCGCCCTACAGCCCCAAGCCGTACCCCTCCGAACCGGTCGACGCCGTTCCGTCCGACACGGCGCCCGCCGAGGCGGTGTCGCTCGGCAGCGGCGCGACGGACGCCGCGGAGACGGGCTCCTCCGGCGCCGGGTTCTCCGAGAGCGGGTTCTCCGAGGCCGGCTTCCCGGAATCCGCCGCCTCCGGGGCGGGCTTCCCGGCGGCCGCCTTCTCCGAGGCCGACTCCACAGAGACGGACAACGAAGCACCGGTCAACAACTCAGCGTTCGACGACGCACCAGTGAACGACACACCGGTCAACGACTCAGCGTTCGACGACGCACCGTCCGACACCCCGCCGTCCGACCTCGCACCGTCCGACCTCGCACCGTCCGACACCCCGCCGTCCGACACCCCGTCCTCCGACACCCCGTCCTCCGACACCCCGCCGTCCAGCCCCGCATCCTCCGACGCCTTCCCCGATGCGGCGCCCAGTGACGTACCGGCCGACAGCGCGCCGCAGGACGTGTCGTCCTCTCCCTGGGCGGCGGCCCCGGCGCAGGGCGGTCTGCCCCCGCTGCCGCCCGCCTTCCAGCCGGCGGCCCCCCAGCCGCAGGCCCAGCAGCCCGAAGCCGCGCAGCCACCGGCCACCCAACCGCCGGCGCCCGGCCCCGCCGCGACCCCCCAGTCCGGCTACGGCTTCCCGCAGCAGCCGCGTCAGCCGGAGCCGCAGCCCCTCCCCCAACAGGTCGCCCCGCAGGTGAACCTCCCGGCACAGCGCGCGCAGACAGCCGCCCCGCAGGCCCCCGAGCCGCAGGCCGGCCGGCCCACCCAGCAGCAGCCGCCGGCGCAGGGCGGCTACGGCTTCCCGCAGGCCGCGCAGCCGCCGGCCCAGGGTGCCCCGGACCCGGCGGCCGAGGGCGGTACCCCGAACCTCCCCGCGCAGGTCCAGCCCCAGCCCCTCCAGCAGCAGCCGCACCCGCAGGGCCGGCCCGTCGACCCGCGTGCGGGTACCGCGTGGCCCACACCGGTCACCCATGACCAGCGCGAGCGTTCGAACCCCGGCGCCCCGCTCGGGTACACCGCGGCGGTCGAGCTCACGTCCGACCGACTGATCCGGGGCAAGCAGAAGACCCGGAGCAGCCGCGGCCCCTCCGCCGCATCGCGCTTCAAGCTGGGCGGCAAGAAGGAGGAGCAGGAGCGGCAGCGCAAGCTCGACCTCATCCGTACGCCGGTCCTCTCCTGCTACCGGATCGCGGTGATCAGCCTCAAGGGCGGGGTCGGCAAGACCACGACGACCGCCGCGCTCGGTGCGACCCTGGCCAGCGAGCGGCAGGACAAGATCCTCGCCATCGACGCCAACCCGGACGCCGGGACGCTGGGCCGCCGGGTGCGGCGCGAGACCGGGGCGACCATCCGCGACCTGGTCCACGCCATCCCGCACCTCAACTCGTACATGGACATCCGGCGGTTCACCTCGCAGGCGCCCTCCGGTCTGGAGATCATCGCCAACGACGTGGACCCGGCGGTCTCGACAACGTTCAACGACGAGGACTACCGGCGCGCGATCGACGTGCTCGGCAAGCAGTACCCGATCATCCTGACGGACTCGGGCACCGGTCTCCTGTACAGCGCCATGCGCGGCGTGCTGGACCTGGCGGATCAGCTGATCATCGTCTCGACGCCCTCGGTCGACGGCGCCTCCAGTGCCTCCACGACCCTGGACTGGCTGTCGGCACACGGGTACGCGGAGCTGGTGCAGCGGTCCCTCACCGTCATCTCCGGGGTGCGCGAGACCGGCAAGATGATCAAGGTCGACGACATCGTCCAGCACTTCCGGACGCGCTGCCGCGGTGTGGTCGTCGTCCCGTTCGACGAGCATCTGTCGGCCGGCGCCGAGGTCGACCTCGACATGATGCGGCCGAAGACCCGGGAGGCGTACTTCACCCTCTCCGCCCTCGTCGCCGAGGACTTCGCGCGCGCTCAGCAGGAGCAGGGCCTGTGGACGTCCGACGGCAGCAGCCCGCCGCCGCAGTACGCCCCGCCGCTGCCGGGTCAGCAGCTTCCGGGCGCGCAGATCCCCGGACAGCCGACGCCCGGTCAGCAGACCGCCGGCCAGCAGCCGTACGCACCTCAGCAGCCCCAGCACCCCCAACAGCCGGGCCAGCCGCAGTACCCCGGTCAGCCGTACGCGCCCCAGCAGCCCGGTCAGCCGTACCCGCAGCAGCCGTACAGCAGTCAGCAGCAGCCCTATCCCGCCCAGCCGGCCCCCGGCGCCGGGCAGAGCTGGCAGCAGCAGCCGCCGCCGCCCGCGCAGGCCCAGCAGCCCGCCGGCCAGCAGCCGTACGCGCAGCCCCAGCCCCACGCCGAGCAGCCGGGCGGGCCAGGTCAGCCGGGTCAGCAAGGTCAGTCCGGACCGTCCGCGCACCCCGAGCTGCAGGGGCCGATACCGCCCACCGGATGGCAGCAGCAGCCGCCGTCAGCGCCTCAGCAGTAG
- the eccE gene encoding type VII secretion protein EccE — protein MAARGGARLNRRAGPIGTFRLQQLVLFEIAAAVLLCAWVAGPVLLGPAGMTAAALVVLAVVRRRRRSLPAWLGTVVAMRMRTRRAASQPLPAPGGPVAPLTECVPALRTCSFTHRDRRPAGMVGDGRHLTVVLRVDAADSVLRAERTVRPLPPALVREVMDVDGIRLESARIVQHTRPAPAAHLAADSAAALNYAPLQARTGSPAVRLTWITLTLDPELCPEAVRARGGGLTGTQRCLLRVAEQLSGRLSGAGFGATVLTERELGSALAASACADTTATAGADGSAPAVRRTRETSRTWSCDGRWHTAYWVRRWPRSGSAPMPRLVALLTSVPALATTFTLTLARGDRQEVSAAGHLRISARSGEELRTARRELERVARGVRVSLVRLDREQLPGVLATLPLGGAH, from the coding sequence ATGGCGGCCAGGGGTGGAGCGCGACTGAACCGGCGCGCGGGACCGATCGGAACTTTTCGATTGCAACAGCTGGTGCTGTTCGAAATCGCGGCCGCCGTCCTGCTGTGCGCCTGGGTCGCCGGACCGGTCCTGCTGGGCCCGGCGGGGATGACGGCCGCGGCGCTCGTGGTGCTCGCCGTCGTACGCAGGCGCCGCCGCTCGCTCCCGGCGTGGCTGGGTACGGTCGTCGCGATGCGGATGCGCACCCGGAGGGCCGCCTCGCAGCCGCTGCCGGCGCCCGGCGGCCCGGTCGCCCCGTTGACCGAGTGCGTACCGGCCCTGCGCACCTGCTCGTTCACCCACCGGGACCGGCGGCCGGCCGGCATGGTCGGCGACGGCAGGCACCTCACGGTGGTCCTCCGTGTCGACGCGGCGGACTCGGTGCTGCGGGCGGAGCGGACCGTACGGCCGTTGCCGCCCGCGCTCGTGCGGGAGGTGATGGACGTCGACGGCATCCGGCTGGAGTCGGCACGCATCGTGCAGCACACCCGGCCCGCCCCCGCCGCGCATCTCGCCGCCGACTCCGCCGCCGCGCTCAACTACGCACCGCTGCAAGCGCGTACCGGGTCACCGGCGGTACGCCTCACCTGGATCACGCTGACGCTCGACCCGGAACTCTGCCCGGAGGCCGTACGGGCCCGCGGCGGTGGCCTCACCGGGACGCAGCGGTGTCTCCTGCGGGTGGCCGAGCAGTTGTCCGGCCGGCTGTCCGGGGCGGGGTTCGGCGCGACGGTGCTGACGGAACGGGAGCTCGGCTCGGCGCTCGCCGCCTCGGCCTGTGCGGACACCACGGCGACGGCCGGTGCCGACGGTTCCGCGCCGGCGGTCCGCCGCACCCGGGAGACCTCGCGGACCTGGAGCTGCGACGGGCGGTGGCACACCGCGTACTGGGTGCGCCGCTGGCCGCGCTCCGGCAGCGCGCCGATGCCCCGGCTCGTCGCGCTGCTCACCTCGGTCCCCGCGCTGGCCACGACGTTCACTCTCACGCTGGCGCGCGGCGACCGGCAGGAGGTCTCCGCCGCGGGGCACCTGCGGATCAGCGCGCGCAGCGGTGAGGAACTTCGCACCGCGCGCCGGGAATTGGAGCGCGTCGCGCGCGGAGTACGGGTGTCGCTCGTGCGGCTCGACCGCGAGCAGCTGCCCGGGGTGCTCGCCACGCTGCCGCTCGGCGGGGCCCACTGA